The Toxorhynchites rutilus septentrionalis strain SRP chromosome 3, ASM2978413v1, whole genome shotgun sequence genome includes a region encoding these proteins:
- the LOC129772803 gene encoding transcription initiation factor TFIID subunit 10-like, translated as MGDNFGIHRGAKKSSENEDRTQGQILSDFLIQLEDYTPTIPDAVTSYYLNTGGFEASDPRIVRLISIAAQKFISDVANDALQHCKTRTSNAPNSGHGSSKNQNAKSSKDRKYTLTMEDLQPALNDYGITVRKAHYFV; from the exons ATGGGTGACAATTTTGGAATTCATCGCGGAGCAAAGAAATCATCCGAAAACGAAGATCGCACCCAAGGGCAGATTCTAAGCGATTTTCTTATTCAGCTGGAGGATTACACACCAACG ATCCCGGACGCAGTAACTTCGTACTACCTAAACACTGGCGGATTTGAGGCTTCCGATCCAAGGAT TGTTCGACTGATTTCGATCGCAGCCCAGAAGTTTATTTCGGATGTTGCCAACGATGCTTTGCAGCATTGCAAGACGAGAACGAGCAACGCTCCCAACTCCGGCCATGGCTCGTCGAAAAACCAGAATGCTAAATCTTCTAAGGACCGCAAGTATACACTGACGATGGAAGATCTACAGCCGGCTCTGAATGACTACGGCATCACCGTGCGTAAGGCACATTACTTCGTTTAG